One region of Manis pentadactyla isolate mManPen7 chromosome 9, mManPen7.hap1, whole genome shotgun sequence genomic DNA includes:
- the LOC118934340 gene encoding cytochrome c oxidase assembly factor 4 homolog, mitochondrial: MSTQGHSWAQQVRKEDEEDPLDQLIIRSGCAASHYAVQECMAQHQDWRQCQPQVQAFKDCMSEQQARRREELKRKKEQGNAHC, translated from the coding sequence ATGTCAACTCAAGGCCATAGCTGGGCCCAGCAGGTGAGAAAGGAGGATGAAGAAGACCCACTGGACCAGCTGATCATCCGCTCTGGCTGTGCTGCTTCCCACTATGCGGTGCAGGAGTGCATGGCCCAGCACCAGGACTGGCGACAGTGCCAGCCACAGGTGCAGGCCTTCAAGGACTGCATGAGTGAACAGCAGGCAAGGCGTCGGGAGGAgctgaagaggaagaaagagcaaGGCAATGCCCACTGCTGA